Proteins encoded in a region of the Stieleria neptunia genome:
- a CDS encoding dihydroorotase yields MPRTLFRNASVVLADTVTESSVLIEDGKILDVAASADAASDHVVDCAGLHLMPGVIDDQVHFREPGLTHKEDLSTASHACAAGGVTSFLEMPNTKPPAVTLDGVRAKEQLAAEKSLVNYGFYIGATPENAAELAKVTDVPGIKIFIGSSTGNLLVDEQEALERIFAETTLPICAHCEDEQTVRANAARLAGTTDVADHSRIRDVQAAVIATRRATDLARRYKHRFHVLHVSTAAELEILADPAPYITAEVCLHHVFFNVDDYPRLGTRIQMNPSIKSADDNRRLFEALLDGTIQVIATDHAPHTLEEKAAPYPNSPSGLPAVENSLALMLDQVTQGRCTINQVASWMCDAPARVWGIVGKGRIENGYDADLVLVDLEKQKTIRDAEQHTKTKWSPWDSVTLTGWPVATYVGGHKVYDADNGFDEPFRGAKLRFDHSRGGYWATTDGIGTE; encoded by the coding sequence ATGCCCCGCACCCTGTTTCGAAATGCATCCGTTGTGCTGGCCGACACGGTCACAGAAAGTTCCGTCTTGATCGAGGACGGCAAGATCTTGGACGTGGCCGCGTCCGCCGACGCCGCGTCCGACCACGTCGTCGATTGCGCGGGATTGCATTTGATGCCGGGCGTGATCGATGACCAGGTTCACTTTCGAGAACCCGGGCTGACGCACAAAGAAGACCTGTCGACGGCCAGCCATGCCTGTGCCGCCGGCGGGGTGACGTCGTTTTTGGAGATGCCCAACACGAAACCGCCGGCGGTGACTCTGGACGGCGTCCGCGCCAAAGAGCAACTCGCCGCGGAAAAGTCATTGGTCAACTATGGCTTCTACATCGGCGCGACACCGGAGAACGCCGCCGAGTTGGCGAAGGTGACCGATGTCCCGGGCATCAAGATCTTCATCGGCAGCAGCACGGGTAACTTGTTGGTCGATGAACAAGAGGCGTTGGAACGGATCTTTGCCGAAACGACGCTGCCGATCTGTGCCCACTGCGAAGACGAACAGACGGTACGCGCCAATGCCGCTCGATTGGCCGGCACGACCGATGTGGCCGACCACTCCCGCATCCGGGATGTCCAGGCCGCCGTGATCGCGACTCGGCGGGCGACCGATTTGGCCCGCCGATACAAACATCGCTTCCACGTGCTGCATGTTTCCACGGCCGCTGAACTCGAAATCCTGGCCGACCCCGCACCGTACATCACCGCGGAAGTCTGCTTGCATCACGTGTTCTTCAATGTCGACGACTATCCCCGGCTGGGAACACGGATCCAAATGAATCCCTCGATCAAATCGGCCGACGACAATCGCCGACTGTTCGAGGCACTGCTGGATGGTACGATTCAAGTCATCGCGACCGATCACGCCCCCCACACCCTGGAAGAAAAAGCGGCCCCGTACCCGAACAGCCCCTCGGGGTTGCCGGCCGTTGAGAACAGTTTGGCCTTGATGCTCGATCAAGTCACCCAGGGGCGATGTACCATCAACCAGGTCGCGTCGTGGATGTGTGATGCCCCGGCGCGCGTCTGGGGAATCGTCGGCAAGGGACGGATCGAGAACGGATACGATGCCGATCTGGTGCTGGTGGATCTGGAAAAACAAAAGACGATTCGCGATGCCGAGCAACACACGAAAACCAAATGGTCGCCGTGGGATTCGGTCACGTTGACGGGCTGGCCGGTCGCGACCTACGTCGGCGGGCACAAGGTCTATGATGCCGACAACGGATTTGATGAACCGTTTCGCGGCGCCAAGCTGCGGTTCGATCATTCCCGCGGCGGTTACTGGGCCACGACCGACGGAATCGGCACCGAATGA
- a CDS encoding YceH family protein, whose product MSENDGDDAKPVVPLSANARRVLGVLVEKAKTTPDNYPMSAAAIISGCNQKSNRSPQMQLDEDDVLLALDELRGVGAAREIQGSGRVTKYRHAAYDWLDLDNPQAAVLTELLLRGPQTVGEIRTRASRMCSLPDLDSVKTVLKSLAEKDLVEALTPPGRGQTFAHKLYPPQERQYLEARVEKQAAAKSAAIPDTSKNLIDQLIARLDSVTERIDDLEARLKELES is encoded by the coding sequence ATGTCTGAAAACGACGGCGACGACGCCAAGCCGGTTGTGCCCCTGTCCGCCAATGCCCGCCGTGTGCTGGGCGTGTTGGTCGAAAAAGCCAAAACGACGCCGGACAATTATCCGATGTCCGCCGCGGCGATCATCAGCGGCTGCAATCAGAAATCGAATCGTTCCCCGCAAATGCAGCTCGACGAAGACGACGTGCTGTTGGCGCTCGACGAGTTGCGTGGCGTCGGCGCGGCGCGGGAGATCCAGGGCAGCGGACGGGTCACCAAATATCGTCACGCCGCCTACGATTGGCTGGACCTGGACAATCCGCAGGCCGCCGTGTTGACCGAGTTGCTGCTGCGAGGCCCTCAAACGGTCGGTGAGATCCGCACGCGGGCGTCGCGGATGTGCAGCTTGCCCGATCTGGATTCGGTCAAGACCGTGTTGAAGTCGCTGGCCGAAAAGGACCTGGTGGAAGCGTTGACGCCGCCCGGCCGCGGGCAAACCTTTGCCCACAAACTTTATCCGCCCCAGGAACGCCAATACTTGGAAGCCCGAGTCGAAAAGCAGGCGGCGGCAAAGTCGGCGGCGATCCCCGACACCAGCAAGAATCTGATCGACCAATTGATCGCCCGACTGGACTCCGTCACCGAACGCATCGATGACCTGGAAGCCAGACTGAAGGAACTGGAGTCGTAG
- a CDS encoding DUF6798 domain-containing protein: protein MPGSHHRSVWIAVAEVAALLVLFLIYAGDPAPAVNEAHYLVKAKNFWDPTFCSGDLFAASGKAHTTFYWTFGALTQVVSLGATAWIGRLVGWLMLAIGLLRCGHRFGLPAFASLGVAVLWLVGIEYGNLAGEWVVGGIEAKVPAYGLVLMGIAEVARRNWSRGWIWFGAASAFHVLTGGWAVIAAAVAFGVTERWFNQSDRPPVRFFSVGLFVGGALSLFGLLPAISLTLGATAEQSAEAARIYSYMRIRHHLLPGDFPMRWFVRHGVLAIGLLLLAYRGRPTAAQRRVIWIGVGALGIAGCGLLVGALPAVMPDLAAKLLRYYWFRLSDAIVPLVLALWLMQWVVSWKSAAPAALARGLSVLALLVATGLFLGSAWQRNRIGVPPSTSHRLLGVDLNADAERQQRSHMDWVAVCDWVRVSMPRDEIFLTPRHQQTFKWYAARAEVANWKDVPQDAKSLLQWRDRFDDIFPKRTGAIALNSVRVPISYAKLRAYRQRYGVRFMIVDNRIATKRLPLVKIYPVDGQQNETYSVYELPYN, encoded by the coding sequence ATGCCAGGAAGTCACCACCGGTCGGTTTGGATCGCGGTCGCCGAGGTCGCTGCGCTGCTGGTATTGTTTTTGATTTACGCCGGCGACCCAGCTCCGGCGGTCAACGAAGCCCACTATCTGGTCAAGGCCAAGAACTTTTGGGATCCCACGTTCTGCTCGGGCGATCTGTTTGCGGCCTCGGGAAAGGCACACACGACGTTCTATTGGACCTTCGGCGCGCTCACCCAAGTCGTCTCGCTCGGGGCAACGGCCTGGATCGGACGCCTGGTCGGTTGGCTGATGCTGGCGATCGGATTGCTGCGATGTGGTCACCGCTTCGGTCTGCCCGCGTTTGCTTCGCTCGGTGTCGCGGTCCTGTGGTTGGTCGGGATCGAATACGGCAATTTGGCCGGCGAGTGGGTCGTCGGCGGGATCGAAGCCAAGGTGCCGGCGTATGGGTTGGTGCTGATGGGGATCGCCGAGGTGGCGCGGCGAAATTGGTCGCGCGGCTGGATCTGGTTCGGCGCCGCGTCGGCGTTTCACGTGTTGACCGGCGGCTGGGCGGTGATCGCCGCGGCCGTCGCCTTTGGGGTGACCGAACGCTGGTTCAATCAATCCGATCGGCCGCCCGTTCGATTCTTCAGCGTCGGGCTATTTGTCGGCGGAGCCCTGTCGTTGTTCGGATTGCTGCCGGCGATCAGTTTGACCCTTGGTGCGACGGCCGAACAGAGTGCGGAGGCGGCCAGGATCTACAGCTACATGAGGATCCGACATCATTTGCTTCCCGGTGATTTTCCGATGCGCTGGTTCGTCCGCCACGGTGTCTTGGCGATCGGATTGTTGCTGTTGGCCTATCGCGGGCGGCCGACGGCTGCACAACGGCGCGTGATTTGGATCGGCGTCGGAGCGCTGGGGATCGCCGGCTGCGGATTATTGGTCGGAGCCCTTCCGGCGGTGATGCCGGACTTGGCGGCCAAATTGTTGCGTTACTATTGGTTCCGGCTGAGTGATGCGATCGTGCCGCTGGTGCTGGCGCTGTGGTTGATGCAGTGGGTGGTGTCATGGAAATCGGCTGCACCCGCTGCACTTGCACGCGGACTCTCCGTGTTGGCACTACTGGTCGCGACCGGGTTGTTTCTGGGATCGGCGTGGCAGCGGAACCGAATCGGCGTCCCACCGTCGACCAGCCATCGTCTGTTGGGGGTGGACTTGAATGCCGATGCCGAGCGACAGCAACGCTCGCACATGGATTGGGTTGCCGTCTGTGACTGGGTGCGGGTTTCGATGCCCCGCGATGAGATCTTTTTGACGCCCCGACACCAGCAAACGTTCAAGTGGTATGCGGCCCGCGCGGAGGTTGCCAATTGGAAGGATGTGCCGCAGGATGCCAAGTCGTTGCTTCAGTGGAGAGACCGGTTTGATGACATCTTCCCCAAACGAACCGGTGCGATCGCCTTGAATTCCGTGCGGGTCCCGATCAGCTATGCGAAACTGCGGGCGTACCGCCAGCGGTATGGCGTGCGATTCATGATCGTCGACAACCGCATCGCGACCAAGCGTTTGCCCTTGGTCAAGATCTACCCGGTCGATGGTCAGCAGAACGAGACCTACAGCGTCTACGAGCTGCCGTACAACTGA
- a CDS encoding CRTAC1 family protein translates to MRKRSKQDFHTSRTPLGSPLRGVVLLLMTVSLIWGCDPSPPAGDPGGNTPRETAATPGAKTLANPVGTLKLSLRRRQWDQAWEASQIILAQAGINRTAAIEATDPGLTDIGPDTLVLIAQAAHETGRPDQAAKFLRSACQSESFKNPSRVRQTMIAMIGLGQYYDGLAFLEQALQAQPDQHETRRWLFDFYIGADDRVAALRHGQTLVLARRFDIGMLKDLSNTERRTLDADPLDQMVTRNPDDKRPLLGAAKSKFDESKFDEAIELLREIVALHPEHHPSQAFLGQALAASRRFEELETWAAEQSDGIQDYPAYWIALGDWARAHDDGHAALRAFAQAAVCGDPEVVQIWTRLATLLPEFAAQNPDVSKQMVTIVNDRAQQLTRFHQLKDRFTRTGEISRAIALQIAESLAKLGRLWEAEAWSAIATTLPEDDSVDVAGFRNELVKRLEPGTPWRVPEALPDFEILFARLPLPSIEKVVSTNDPREQTIRRDGAVASDAGEASGVEVDWKIEDEAAERGLTFWGRTSETLDQPGIMLYQTLGCGGGTIDFDLDGWSDLYLVAAGGQPPAQDSEANELFRNVAGQFRRVGEIAQTADKGFGQGVAVGDVNEDGFPDLLVLNYGPNRLYVNNGDGTFRDASDQMPAGADDEWSSSAAIADLDHDGLADLVIVNYCATLGPVTQGCPMSGSTVMRSCSPMLFPAMPDRFLRSSGDGTFSDTTETWGAITDSPGRGLGIIVGDLDGRLGNEVFVANDMTNNHYWSRLAGEQAGGILFLSESAMLRGIGGDDRGIPQGSMGIATGDFDRDGDVDLYVTNFDKEYNTLHAQSSSGIWQDRTGPLGLVEDTRPLVAFGTEAIDLDNSGDAEIVVTNGHVDLFSRGDEKAMYDQPMQIFQRSAAGRYRSVSVGPLGPYFQNNHVGRGLWTIDANRDGQVDFVVTHQTEPTALLINRTGDSGNWIRLELKGRTSSREAIGSTVRVETSQGTHTGFLVAGDGYQCSNERVMHFGLGEVDDASVTVSVTWPTGDTERFTQLPTREQSLIVESH, encoded by the coding sequence ATGCGGAAACGAAGCAAACAGGACTTTCACACGTCGCGCACACCGCTGGGCTCACCGCTGCGTGGTGTGGTGTTGCTGTTGATGACCGTGTCGCTGATATGGGGATGTGATCCTTCACCACCTGCCGGAGACCCGGGCGGCAATACCCCGCGGGAAACCGCCGCCACGCCGGGCGCCAAAACGCTGGCCAACCCGGTCGGCACGCTCAAGTTATCGCTGCGGCGCCGACAGTGGGATCAGGCTTGGGAGGCATCGCAGATCATCCTCGCCCAGGCCGGCATCAATCGAACCGCAGCGATCGAGGCAACCGATCCGGGGCTGACGGACATTGGTCCGGACACCTTGGTGCTGATCGCCCAGGCGGCCCACGAGACCGGACGTCCCGATCAGGCGGCCAAATTCTTGCGCTCGGCGTGTCAATCCGAGTCGTTCAAGAACCCCAGTCGTGTCCGCCAGACGATGATCGCGATGATCGGGCTGGGGCAATATTATGACGGGTTGGCGTTTCTGGAGCAGGCGCTGCAGGCCCAACCGGACCAGCACGAAACCCGGCGTTGGTTGTTCGATTTTTATATCGGCGCCGATGACCGCGTTGCGGCGCTGCGACACGGGCAAACCCTGGTGCTCGCGCGGCGGTTTGACATCGGGATGCTGAAGGATTTGAGCAATACCGAACGACGGACGCTGGACGCCGACCCGCTGGACCAGATGGTCACCCGTAACCCCGATGATAAACGTCCGCTGTTGGGGGCGGCCAAGTCAAAATTCGACGAGAGTAAATTCGACGAAGCGATCGAGTTGCTCCGCGAGATCGTCGCCCTGCACCCCGAACATCATCCCTCCCAAGCCTTCTTGGGCCAGGCCCTGGCAGCGTCGCGGCGGTTCGAAGAACTGGAAACCTGGGCCGCCGAGCAATCCGATGGGATTCAGGACTACCCGGCCTATTGGATCGCCCTGGGCGACTGGGCTCGGGCGCACGACGACGGACACGCGGCACTTCGGGCGTTTGCCCAAGCAGCCGTCTGTGGTGATCCCGAAGTCGTCCAGATCTGGACGCGGTTGGCGACCCTGTTGCCCGAGTTTGCCGCCCAAAACCCCGACGTCAGCAAGCAAATGGTCACGATCGTCAATGATCGAGCCCAACAGCTGACGCGTTTTCACCAGTTGAAAGATCGCTTCACGCGGACCGGCGAAATCTCGCGGGCGATCGCGCTGCAGATCGCCGAGTCGCTGGCGAAACTGGGGCGGCTTTGGGAGGCCGAAGCCTGGTCGGCGATTGCGACCACGTTGCCCGAAGACGACTCGGTGGATGTCGCCGGATTTCGAAACGAGTTGGTCAAACGATTGGAACCCGGCACTCCCTGGCGGGTGCCCGAAGCGCTACCCGATTTTGAGATCCTGTTTGCCCGGCTGCCGTTGCCGAGTATCGAAAAAGTGGTTTCGACGAACGATCCTCGCGAACAAACGATCCGACGCGACGGCGCGGTCGCCAGTGACGCCGGCGAAGCAAGCGGCGTGGAGGTCGACTGGAAAATCGAAGACGAAGCGGCGGAGCGCGGGTTGACGTTTTGGGGGCGGACGAGCGAGACGCTCGACCAGCCCGGAATCATGCTCTACCAGACGCTCGGTTGCGGCGGCGGAACGATCGATTTTGATTTGGACGGCTGGAGTGATCTGTACCTGGTGGCCGCCGGAGGACAACCGCCGGCACAAGATTCCGAAGCCAACGAACTGTTCCGAAACGTGGCCGGGCAATTCCGACGCGTGGGTGAAATCGCACAAACCGCCGACAAGGGATTCGGGCAAGGTGTCGCCGTCGGGGATGTCAACGAAGACGGTTTTCCCGATCTCTTGGTGCTCAATTACGGCCCCAACCGTTTGTACGTCAACAACGGCGACGGAACCTTTCGGGACGCCAGTGATCAAATGCCGGCGGGCGCCGACGACGAATGGTCTTCCAGCGCCGCGATCGCGGATCTCGACCACGACGGCTTGGCGGATCTGGTGATCGTCAACTACTGCGCCACGCTGGGACCGGTGACGCAAGGCTGCCCGATGTCCGGATCCACCGTGATGCGCTCCTGCTCCCCGATGTTGTTTCCCGCCATGCCGGATCGCTTTTTGCGTTCCAGCGGTGACGGAACGTTTTCTGACACGACCGAAACCTGGGGCGCGATCACGGATTCGCCCGGGCGTGGTCTGGGAATCATCGTCGGCGACTTGGATGGCCGGCTGGGCAATGAAGTGTTTGTGGCCAACGACATGACCAACAATCACTACTGGAGTCGCCTGGCTGGTGAACAGGCCGGCGGGATACTTTTCCTGTCCGAGTCGGCGATGCTGCGTGGGATCGGCGGCGACGACCGTGGGATCCCGCAGGGTTCGATGGGGATCGCGACCGGTGACTTTGATCGAGACGGCGACGTCGATTTGTACGTCACCAACTTCGACAAAGAATACAACACGCTGCACGCGCAGTCCTCCTCCGGCATCTGGCAAGACCGCACCGGACCGCTGGGGCTGGTCGAGGACACACGTCCGCTGGTCGCGTTTGGCACCGAAGCGATTGATCTGGACAACAGCGGCGACGCGGAGATCGTCGTCACCAATGGGCACGTCGACCTGTTCTCACGCGGCGACGAAAAAGCGATGTATGACCAGCCGATGCAGATCTTTCAACGCTCCGCAGCGGGCCGTTATCGCAGCGTGTCGGTCGGGCCACTGGGGCCGTACTTTCAGAACAACCACGTCGGCCGCGGCTTGTGGACGATCGACGCCAACCGCGACGGACAAGTCGATTTCGTGGTCACGCACCAAACCGAACCGACGGCGCTGTTGATCAATCGCACCGGGGACAGCGGCAACTGGATTCGCCTGGAGCTGAAAGGCCGAACGTCCTCTCGAGAGGCGATCGGTAGCACCGTCCGCGTCGAAACCAGCCAGGGAACACACACCGGTTTCCTGGTCGCCGGTGACGGCTATCAATGCAGCAATGAGCGCGTGATGCACTTCGGGTTGGGGGAGGTGGACGACGCCTCGGTGACCGTCTCGGTGACCTGGCCGACCGGCGACACCGAACGATTCACGCAGCTCCCGACCCGAGAGCAATCCCTGATCGTCGAATCCCACTAA
- a CDS encoding serine hydrolase domain-containing protein → MTRIATFFLLTIGLIPPAVSTAQQADSKLHGQIEALIEAAIGDGDLPGAVVCVADGKQVRYLQTFGDRQMEPNVLPMTTDTVFDLASITKPVATATSIALLSQRGQIDLNAPVSIYLPEFTGHKKETITVAQCLLHVSGLMPDNALADYQDGPETAWRRICDLTLRSDPGTKFAYSDVGFIVLGKLVEKVSGQPLDVFAKENVFRAMGMQETTFNPPAQLKARAAPTEKQSDGWLRGQVHDPRASRLGGVAGHAGLFSTANDLVTFGQNLLAASHGNSSVLERETFDRMTAPHDVPAGNPRGTRTLGWDHQSPYSSNRGTALSDSAFGHGGFTGTVLWIDPQKDLIFIFLSSRLHPDGKGSVNHLAGEIVTLVAAASR, encoded by the coding sequence GTGACTCGCATCGCGACTTTCTTTCTGCTGACCATCGGCCTGATCCCGCCCGCCGTCTCGACGGCACAACAGGCCGATTCCAAGCTCCATGGCCAGATCGAGGCGCTGATCGAGGCGGCCATCGGGGACGGGGATCTGCCCGGTGCCGTGGTCTGTGTCGCGGACGGAAAACAAGTCCGGTATCTCCAGACGTTCGGTGACCGTCAAATGGAACCGAACGTATTGCCGATGACGACCGACACGGTGTTCGACCTCGCATCGATCACCAAGCCGGTCGCGACCGCGACTTCGATCGCCCTGTTGTCCCAGCGTGGCCAAATCGATCTCAACGCCCCGGTTTCGATTTACTTGCCCGAATTCACGGGGCACAAGAAGGAAACGATCACCGTCGCACAGTGTCTGTTGCACGTCAGCGGATTGATGCCGGACAATGCCTTGGCCGATTACCAAGACGGCCCGGAAACCGCTTGGCGGCGGATCTGTGACTTGACGTTACGATCGGATCCGGGAACCAAGTTTGCGTATTCCGATGTCGGATTCATCGTGCTGGGAAAGCTGGTCGAAAAAGTCAGCGGCCAGCCGTTGGATGTGTTTGCCAAAGAAAACGTGTTCCGCGCGATGGGAATGCAGGAGACGACGTTCAATCCGCCGGCGCAGCTGAAAGCACGTGCGGCGCCGACGGAAAAGCAGTCCGACGGTTGGCTGCGTGGCCAGGTGCATGACCCGCGGGCCTCGCGTTTGGGCGGCGTCGCGGGCCATGCGGGGCTATTTTCGACGGCGAACGACCTGGTCACGTTCGGCCAAAACCTGCTGGCCGCGTCGCACGGGAATTCATCGGTCCTCGAGCGAGAAACGTTTGACCGGATGACCGCCCCGCACGACGTCCCTGCCGGCAACCCGCGTGGAACCCGGACGTTGGGTTGGGATCATCAGTCACCTTATTCCAGCAACCGCGGCACGGCGTTGTCCGACAGCGCGTTTGGACACGGCGGATTCACCGGCACCGTGCTGTGGATCGACCCGCAGAAAGATCTGATCTTTATTTTCCTCAGTTCGCGACTGCATCCCGACGGCAAGGGCAGCGTGAACCATTTGGCCGGCGAGATTGTCACGCTGGTCGCCGCCGCCTCCCGCTAG
- a CDS encoding FG-GAP repeat domain-containing protein: protein MKDYSTHRVGRTRGLAPGLLYAALVVMLVPVWGGCAKKEDDPTAAVEVSTAETTTWGTLSAKDVAFLSRSAPKIEAFCGDCHAMPRPTSSPEDEWEMEIIQGFDLYRTSGRTDLDVPDEADVQRYFKMQAPKDSGMPVPETLNYPAAAPTHVKSGVLRQRVRAAGVTNVNWIDLGFESKPGRALVYCDIGTGTVNAYWPGDPDGEVRRLGTVLQPVHTEPCDLNQDGLVDLLVADIGEFNANDSDLGQVLWMERLKDSEAFRTHVLVDGLSRTSDARGGDLDGDGDIDVLVAAFGWRNSGRTFMLVNQGIGDDGKPVFETRDVDPRHGPVHVPLVDFDDDGDLDFISLISQEHERVELFRNDGTGHFENELIWAAPDPAYGSSGIELVDMDGDGDLDVLYTNGDSFDRGPKPFHSVQWLENDGPLPMQRHEICLMPGVLNATAGDFDGDGDADVVAVALLGSHISKDWVAKGSSPIVMLTQEDDGSFSPSRLPGRMHDHLSVVKGDFNGDQKLDFAIGNFFRPSGTEVQTVLGEPELLIWTSK from the coding sequence ATGAAAGATTATTCGACACACCGTGTTGGTCGCACCCGGGGTCTGGCCCCTGGGCTTCTCTACGCCGCTCTGGTCGTCATGTTGGTCCCGGTTTGGGGCGGTTGTGCAAAAAAAGAGGATGATCCGACCGCGGCAGTCGAAGTGTCGACGGCGGAGACGACCACATGGGGCACGCTGTCCGCCAAAGATGTCGCGTTTCTGAGTCGATCGGCCCCCAAAATCGAGGCGTTTTGTGGGGATTGCCACGCCATGCCCCGTCCGACCAGTTCGCCGGAAGACGAATGGGAAATGGAGATCATCCAGGGATTCGATTTGTATCGCACGTCCGGACGCACCGACTTGGATGTTCCCGATGAAGCCGACGTGCAGCGGTACTTTAAGATGCAGGCCCCTAAAGATTCGGGGATGCCGGTGCCCGAAACGCTGAATTACCCCGCTGCGGCCCCGACGCACGTCAAGTCCGGTGTGCTGCGACAACGCGTTCGCGCCGCCGGTGTCACGAATGTCAATTGGATCGACCTGGGATTCGAATCAAAGCCGGGTCGCGCGTTGGTCTACTGTGACATCGGCACGGGAACCGTCAATGCCTACTGGCCAGGCGATCCCGATGGCGAAGTCCGACGCCTGGGCACGGTGCTGCAACCGGTCCACACCGAGCCCTGTGACCTGAATCAAGACGGGCTGGTGGATCTGCTGGTCGCCGACATCGGTGAATTCAACGCCAACGACAGTGACTTGGGACAGGTGCTGTGGATGGAACGATTGAAGGACAGCGAAGCGTTTCGCACCCACGTTCTGGTCGATGGACTCAGCCGCACCTCCGACGCCCGCGGCGGGGATTTGGACGGCGACGGGGACATCGATGTGCTGGTCGCCGCGTTCGGATGGCGAAACAGCGGACGGACCTTCATGCTGGTCAACCAGGGCATCGGTGACGACGGAAAACCGGTGTTCGAAACACGTGACGTCGACCCGCGACATGGCCCCGTGCACGTTCCGCTGGTGGACTTTGACGACGACGGCGACCTGGACTTTATTTCGCTGATCAGCCAGGAACACGAACGCGTCGAACTGTTTCGCAACGACGGCACGGGCCATTTTGAAAACGAACTGATCTGGGCGGCGCCGGATCCCGCTTACGGTTCCAGCGGCATCGAGTTGGTCGACATGGATGGCGACGGTGACCTGGACGTGCTGTACACCAACGGCGATTCCTTCGATCGCGGCCCCAAACCCTTTCACTCGGTCCAGTGGCTCGAGAACGACGGTCCGCTGCCGATGCAGCGACACGAAATCTGCCTGATGCCGGGCGTGCTGAATGCAACCGCCGGTGACTTCGATGGCGACGGCGACGCCGACGTCGTCGCCGTCGCGCTGCTGGGATCGCACATTTCCAAGGACTGGGTGGCCAAGGGATCCTCGCCGATCGTCATGCTGACCCAAGAAGACGACGGGTCGTTCTCGCCGTCACGCTTGCCCGGACGGATGCATGATCACCTGTCCGTCGTCAAGGGCGACTTCAACGGAGACCAAAAACTGGACTTCGCCATCGGCAATTTCTTTCGCCCCTCGGGCACGGAAGTGCAGACGGTGCTCGGGGAACCGGAGCTGCTGATTTGGACGTCGAAGTGA
- the pdxA gene encoding 4-hydroxythreonine-4-phosphate dehydrogenase PdxA: MSDPSPSGAPSVHRDKPRLAITVGDAAGVGPELALACAAEASVRSRCHPILVGPAAILGKLAAMRGLELPPQISIEQLAGSGPVPPSGLLDCGDVPLESFVPGSFSRDTGLASFSAVDLAISETSAGHFDAIVTGPIQKEAWHAAETGYLGHTELLADRTHTREFCMMLSGQACSTVLATIHVPLADVVTTLTVPLIARAIRLGGSALEKRFGRPPRITVLGLNPHAGENGLLSHGEEDTLIRPAIELIREECETENRNWQISGPVPPDTAFTPAMRAETDVHICMYHDQGLIPLKALSFDDAVNITLGLPIVRTSVDHGTAMDLAWKGTASPNSMRSAIDRAIELCR; encoded by the coding sequence ATGTCTGATCCGTCGCCATCGGGAGCCCCGTCCGTCCACCGTGACAAACCCCGTTTGGCGATCACCGTCGGCGACGCAGCCGGGGTCGGACCGGAACTGGCCTTGGCCTGTGCGGCCGAAGCATCGGTCCGCAGCCGATGCCATCCTATTCTAGTCGGCCCTGCTGCGATCCTGGGAAAGCTTGCGGCGATGCGCGGTCTAGAGCTGCCACCACAGATCTCGATCGAGCAACTGGCCGGATCCGGGCCGGTTCCGCCGTCGGGGTTGCTCGATTGCGGTGACGTGCCTCTGGAATCCTTCGTGCCCGGCAGTTTTTCGCGAGATACGGGACTGGCGTCGTTTTCCGCGGTCGATCTGGCCATCTCAGAAACCTCGGCCGGCCATTTCGACGCCATCGTCACCGGCCCGATTCAGAAAGAAGCGTGGCACGCCGCCGAGACGGGTTATTTGGGGCACACCGAACTATTGGCCGATCGCACCCACACGCGTGAATTTTGCATGATGTTGTCCGGTCAAGCCTGCTCGACGGTGCTGGCGACCATCCACGTGCCGCTGGCCGATGTGGTCACGACGCTGACCGTTCCGCTGATCGCGCGGGCGATCCGGCTGGGCGGATCGGCGCTGGAAAAACGGTTCGGGCGGCCGCCGCGGATCACGGTATTGGGGCTGAACCCCCACGCCGGTGAAAACGGATTGTTGAGCCATGGCGAGGAGGACACCTTGATTCGCCCGGCGATCGAGTTGATTCGCGAGGAATGCGAAACCGAGAACCGAAATTGGCAGATCAGCGGCCCCGTCCCGCCCGACACCGCCTTCACGCCGGCGATGCGAGCCGAAACCGACGTCCATATCTGTATGTATCATGACCAGGGTCTGATTCCGTTGAAGGCATTGTCGTTCGACGACGCCGTCAACATCACGCTGGGGTTGCCGATCGTTCGCACCAGCGTCGATCACGGCACGGCGATGGATCTTGCCTGGAAAGGAACGGCCAGTCCCAATAGTATGCGGTCGGCGATCGACCGCGCGATCGAGTTGTGTCGGTAG